A part of Osmerus mordax isolate fOsmMor3 chromosome 10, fOsmMor3.pri, whole genome shotgun sequence genomic DNA contains:
- the foxi1 gene encoding forkhead box protein I1 — protein MNAFGHQPSNPQASPIQHHSAQELLDMAVYCDNFGMYQQNLHHHPQRPPAHAPSYGLGEYTSPTTNPYLWLNGPGINSSPYLTGTNGTSYIQSGYGANQRQFLPPPTGFGSADLGWLSISSQQELFKMVRPPYSYSALIAMAIQNAQDKKLTLSQIYQYVAENFPFYKKSKAGWQNSIRHNLSLNDCFKKVARDEDDPGKGNYWTLDPNCEKMFDNGNFRRKRKRRADVNGDTGTLPGAVKSEDTALKLSDTASILSSSPTSLQNSPASTDSKSSPSPSVEHSPCYNNFVSNMNSMLVGSNNGIRGRDFGSVHLGELSQRENMSGLGSYSPTQNTSLNSDSTHLTSNRMNYYAPVHNSAGLGNPISNHFSVNNLIYSREGTEV, from the exons ATGAACGCTTTTGGACATCAGCCATCCAACCCTCAAGCCAGCCCTATACAGCACCATAGCGCTCAAGAGCTTCTGGACATGGCAGTGTACTGTGACAACTTTGGTATGTACCAGCAGAATTTACATCACCACCCGCAGAGGCCTCCGGCGCATGCTCCCAGCTACGGTCTCGGGGAGTACACCTCCCCGACCACAAACCCATACCTGTGGCTGAACGGCCCCGGTATCaactcctctccttacctcacGGGAACGAATGGGACGTCCTACATACAGTCTGGATACGGAGCGAATCAAAGGCAATTCCTGCCGCCACCCACGGGTTTTGGTAGTGCTGACCTTGGATGGCTTTCTATTTCCAGCCAGCAAGAACTGTTCAAGATGGTCAGACCTCCATACTCCTACTCTGCTCTGATAGCGATGGCAATTCAGAATGCCCAAGATAAAAAACTGACACTGAGCCAAATCTATCAGTATGTGGCTGAAAACTTTCCTTTTTACAAGAAAAGCAAAGCTGGGTGGCAAAACTCGATCCGCCACAATTTGTCACTGAATGACTGCTTCAAGAAAGTGGCGAGAGACGAGGATGATCCTG GTAAGGGGAACTACTGGACATTGGACCCAAACTGTGAGAAAATGTTTGACAACGGTAACTTcagaaggaaaagaaagaggcgAGCTGACGTGAACGGAGACACAGGGACGCTGCCAGGAGCGGTGAAGAGTGAAGACACCGCGCTGAAACTCTCCGACACCGCCAGCATCCTTAGCTCATCCCCGACAAGTTTACAGAATTCTCCCGCTTCCACCGATTCCAAatcttctccatctccatcgGTTGAACACAGCCCCTGTTACAACAACTTCGTATCTAACATGAACTCTATGCTGGTTGGGAGTAACAACGGCATCAGGGGGAGAGATTTCGGTTCTGTACATCTTGGAGAGTTGTCACAAAGAGAGAACATGTCTGGACTTGGCTCGTACTCACCCACTCAAAACACTTCATTGAACTCTGATAGCACGCACCTCACCTCGAACAGAATGAACTACTACGCACCTGTACACAACAGTGCAGGCTTGGGCAACCCTATTTCAAATCATTTCAGTGTTAATAATTTGATATACAGCCGAGAAGGAACAGAAGTGTAG